In one window of Brassica rapa cultivar Chiifu-401-42 chromosome A07, CAAS_Brap_v3.01, whole genome shotgun sequence DNA:
- the LOC103829766 gene encoding UDP-glucuronic acid decarboxylase 6, giving the protein MATNGTTTKPPPMPSPLRNSKFLQSNMRILVTGGAGFIGSHLVDRLMQNEKNEVIVADNYFTGSKDNLKKWIGHPRFELIRHDVTEPLMVEVDQIYHLACPASPIFYKYNPVKTIKTNVIGTLNMLGLAKRVGARILLTSTSEVYGDPLVHPQTESYWGNVNPIGVRSCYDEGKRVAETLMFDYHRQHGIEIRIARIFNTYGPRMNIDDGRVVSNFIAQALRGEALTVQKPGTQTRSFCYVSDMVDGLMRLMEGDQTGPINIGNPGEFTMVELAETVKELIKPDVEIKMVENTPDDPRQRKPDISKAKEVLGWEPKVKLREGLPLMEEDFRLRLGVLKK; this is encoded by the exons ATGGCAACGAATGGAACGACGACGAAGCCACCACCGATGCCTTCTCCTCTGCGTAATTCTAAGTTTTTGCAG TCAAATATGAGGATCTTGGTGACAGGAGGAGCTGGATTCATTGGTTCACATTTGGTTGATAGATTGATGCAAAACGAAAAGAATGAAGTAATCGTCGCTGATAATTACTTCACAGGATCAAAAGACAATCTTAAGAAATGGATTGGTCACCCAAGATTTGAGCTTATTCGTCATG ATGTGACAGAACCTCTCATGGTCGAGGTTGATCAAATCTACCATTTAGCATGCCCTGCATCTCCAATTTTCTACAAATACAATCCTGTTAAG ACGATAAAAACAAATGTGATTGGCACACTTAACATGTTGGGACTAGCTAAGCGAGTTGGAGCAAGAATTTTGCTTACTTCCACATCTGAAGTGTACGGTGATCCTCTTGTTCATCCTCAAACCGAGAGCTATTGGGGAAATGTAAACCCCATCG GTGTTAGAAGCTGTTACGatgaaggaaaacgtgttgcaGAGACTCTGATGTTTGATTACCATAGGCAACATGGGATTG AAATACGCATAGCGAGAATATTCAACACATATGGTCCTCGTATGAACATTGATGATGGTCGTGTCGTGAGCAACTTCATTGCTCAGGCTCTCAG AGGAGAAGCCCTAACTGTTCAGAAACCGGGAACACAAACCCGAAGTTTCTGTTATGTTTCAGACATG GTTGATGGTCTAATGCGTCTGATGGAAGGAGACCAAACCGGACCAATCAATATAGGTAATCCAGGCGAATTCACGATGGTTGAACTTGCTGAGACGGTTAAAGAG CTTATAAAACCGGACGTGGAGATAAAGATGGTGGAGAATACACCGGATGATCCGAGGCAGAGGAAACCAGATATAAGCAAAGCTAAAGAAGTTCTTGGTTGGGAACCAAAGGTGAAGCTCCGTGAAGGGCTTCCTCTTATGGAAGAAGATTTTCGTCTCAGGCTTGGCGTTCTCAAGAAATGA
- the LOC103829763 gene encoding zinc finger protein ZAT12 encodes MEKEREMEMINKMASCLIFLSKAHQHDTKGRVFACKTCNKEFSSFQALGGHRASHRRSAALEGHAPPSPKRVKPVKHECPICGAEFAVGQALGGHMRKHRGGGSSRSLAPAPVTMKKTGGGNAKRVLCLDLNLTPVENEDLKLELGRLIL; translated from the coding sequence ATGGAAAAGGAAAGAGAGATGGAGATGATCAACAAGATGGCAAGCTGCTTGATTTTTCTATCAAAGGCTCACCAACACGACACCAAAGGCCGCGTTTTCGCGTGCAAGACATGCAACAAGGAGTTCTCGTCGTTCCAAGCCTTGGGAGGCCACCGAGCAAGCCACCGCAGATCGGCCGCGCTTGAAGGCCACGCACCACCTTCTCCCAAGAGAGTCAAACCGGTGAAACACGAGTGTCCCATATGCGGTGCCGAGTTCGCCGTAGGGCAGGCCCTGGGTGGGCACATGAGGAAGCATAGAGGAGGAGGATCTAGCCGGAGTTTAGCGCCAGCGCCGGTGACGATGAAAAAAACTGGCGGCGGTAACGCAAAGAGGGTTTTGTGTTTGGATTTGAACTTAACGCCGGTAGAGAATGAAGATTTGAAGCTGGAGCTTGGGAggttaattttataa
- the LOC103829765 gene encoding histone H4, with protein MSGRGKGGKGLGKGGAKRHRKVLRDNIQGITKPAIRRLARRGGVKRISGLIYEETRGVLKIFLENVIRDAVTYTEHARRKTVTAMDVVYALKRQGRTLYGFGG; from the coding sequence ATGTCAGGAAGAGGAAAAGGAGGAAAGGGATTGGGAAAAGGAGGAGCGAAGAGGCACAGGAAAGTTCTCAGAGACAACATCCAAGGGATCACGAAACCTGCGATTAGGCGACTCGCTCGCAGAGGAGGCGTGAAGCGGATCAGCGGCTTGATCTACGAAGAGACGAGAGGAGTTTTGAAGATCTTTCTCGAGAATGTGATCAGAGACGCCGTGACTTACACTGAGCACGCGAGGAGGAAGACGGTTACGGCGATGGATGTTGTTTACGCTCTGAAGAGGCAAGGTCGCACTCTCTACGGATTCGGTGGTTAA
- the LOC103829764 gene encoding histone H2B.3, which produces MAPKAGKKPAEKKPAAAAEKPAEEVAEKAPAEKKPKAGKKLPKEAGAIDKKKKRNKKSIETYKIYIFKVLKQVHPDIGISSKAMGIMNSFINDIFEKLAQEASKLARYNKKPTITSREIQTAVRLVLPGELAKHAVSEGTKAVTKFTSS; this is translated from the coding sequence ATGGCACCAAAGGCAGGAAAGAAGCCAGCAGAGAAGAAACCCGCCGCCGCCGCCGAGAAGCCAGCGGAGGAGGTAGCCGAGAAAGCCCCGGCGGAGAAGAAACCCAAGGCCGGGAAGAAGCTGCCGAAGGAGGCCGGGGCCAtcgacaagaagaagaagcggaACAAGAAGAGCATCGAGACGTACAAGATCTACATCTTCAAGGTGCTGAAGCAGGTCCACCCTGACATCGGGATCTCGAGCAAGGCCATGGGGATCATGAACAGCTTCATCAACGACATCTTCGAGAAGCTCGCCCAGGAGGCCTCGAAGCTCGCTAGGTACAACAAGAAGCCCACGATTACTTCGAGGGAGATCCAGACTGCTGTTAGGCTTGTTCTCCCCGGTGAGCTCGCGAAGCACGCTGTGTCTGAAGGAACCAAGGCCGTGACTAAGTTTACTAGCTCTTGA